The Papilio machaon chromosome 15, ilPapMach1.1, whole genome shotgun sequence region CTATTGATTTGATTTAACACatgtttttcaataaacttATGTTGAAAAAGTACAGTATAACTGTTCCCATTTTGATTATGGAAAAACTGAAAGTGTAATAACATAGCTTTTTCCCTTCATGTtcaattgttaatttactaataattaaaatgttgtaattgTGATCTTAGCAACCTTTCAAACTCGAACGCAATACAGAATGTCCAATTATTTTATGGTTACTCTATTGGAAAGGGTAACACCTCTACGCTCTTGCAGAATCCTGTTCTTGTCTTTGTCCACACAATGTTTAGTCTTTGAGACAACCATAGTGTTCAagcattaacaaaaaaaaaaacattctgtCATTTCAATATTTGTCAGTTAATAACTGTCAACtcgtttgaataaaaattgtcGGAAGTAcgttatttgttatttctgtaaacattggtttttaatcaaaaataacctACTGAAGCAAAAATGATTAAAACACAACCGTGGATTGGTGGTACTGAAGAAGAATACGAGACGAAACATTTTGGTTTTGGTGCTCAAAGTCTCAAAATAGCGGTGCGTCAAATGGTAGAACACAAAATCAAAAGTGGAGTGAAGGATATGGAGTCTTATTTACAGGATAAACTAGACTTGAATGACACAgacaaattaactttaacacaTTCGTGTGATaagttaataaagttatattgtgAACGGGCAGGACCCTCACTGGAAGCTATAGACAGTGAAATAGAGAGATTACTAAAAATTCCACCGAATGTTTTGTTACCTGAAGACGAAGTTCAGTTAGAACAAGTTTCGGATGAGGAATATCAAAAGCTGAAGGAGGAAGTTGCTTTATTGAGGAAGCGTGTTGAAAGAGGTGCATCATTGGAGGCTTTACTTAGTGCTGAGGATGAGGAGCTCTCATCTATCGAAAACGTGTGTGAAATAGCAAGAAAAGATATGGAGATATTGGATTTGCTTCAGAAAAGCTGTATAAAAAGTGATGTCAAGTTAATCAAAAATGCAACGGAGTTCATATGTTCTATGGTGCCATTTCTAAAAAAGAGTGATTCAATTTTTGAcgattagatttttaataaatgtactgaaaaattattttaattgtgaaaATAAGTATGATTACTTCTCTCCATAATGACTTTTGTAATGGAATTTTGGAATAGATGAGTAGGTGAGGataaaacattcaaaacaCTTGAAATTGATTCTAGGTGATGTATtctgttttattatgttatatgtgtataaaaattatttagatacTTTAAGTACGAGAGTTAAATCACTTTACTAGCtccaatttatttagtatgcATTGTTGTGAACCATGTTAAGCATATATTATTGTgtgaaaatattgaattaatggTATGACTGGGGTGaaaatgtagattttttaCTCAAGTCCAGAATTATGAGACATTGAGCTATTAACcagagatttaattttaatagaatgaaATGGTATTGTACcataattgtatttgtattgtcATATAGGTAAACCTATGCCCGTAGCCTTCCCAAGTAATTAACACTAGAACCCAGTAGCTTAACAGTAGTAAAAGATCCTTAACATAAAGGCCGGCAACATATCTGtggttcctctggtattgttGATGTTGATGGATATTGGACCATTTAACATTAGATGACCCACTGCTGTTTTGCCTCCTTCTCCAATAACAAAAGATGAAAATCTATTCATACAGATGGGTGTTATCACTGAATCTGGATGAATAGGTCAatccatgtttattttttaaaggtacTATTCCAcatacagtttttattttgtacatagaATCTTTTGTTTTgagctattaattttttacctttatcAATTTTCACTTGTATAATTGTTAATCCCTTCAAAAACtgcattaaattacaataattctGATAAAGTGCTAGTCCTtccattcatatttttatactttaaagaCATGCCACATAATAAATATGCTTTCACAGGTTATTTTCCGCACACAATCTTTGTTTTCTCTCATGTAtcacaaaaaagtaaactcaatttttaattgtatatacCTATTTCATTAGTAActattttaactaataatatttgttataaatttatatattttcatgtttaaggttaaagaaaacaatgaaaacattaaattttattttattgtaaaaacacAACTTACACATTTATCCATCTATTATCAACTATCAGAGAATAACAAGTACATcactttcattataatttactgCCTAATAACATCATGaataatatatcttactattaagtttaaaaactatacaaaagagaaaaaaacaacaacaaaacagtcaccatccatccatttaaaatcACAtcgaaaatttacaaattggcacaattataatttttgtaactcacaaaatttagtttttttttaatagaatttattactaaaataaacaatttaattatcttaaagTGACCATATAAATGTATCTAACATATACCTATATCTATTCACATATAGTATTCATATCACATTTATGATTTTACTCTACGGACATATCTACTTTATAATGACTTAGCAGGTTTAACTCTGGAATTGTATCACTGAAGATGCTGATTGCAGCAGATACttcttaacatttaaaagctcaataaattaagaaaaatatatattaaaatcagcaatttttgtaacatacatttttactacaaaatttacagctataacattttttgaaGAGAAGAGTcgataaatagttaaaaatatacaactaTGATTATATAGGCAGCATCAGATTATGTaacttttgaataattaattgaaataaaatatctaatcTTATGAAGAAATTTTACATGTATGgttaatttcacatttattaattttgatattcaCAAATAATAGTAtccataatttgttttttgattaaaattacgagcattttaatataaaaataatgtatattaaatgaGGAATTCTGGTGGGAGCTCGGCAGGGGTGTTACTATCTTACTATAAGTAGTAGTCCCAtgctttaattatattttaatgatttttgtaTTCGCCGTTCTTCCCGAAATAATagaaactgtttttttttactacaaatCAGCTATTGAAgtgtaatttattgaatttttttggGTCTTGCGTCTTCACATGCATAGCAATTAGCAACCCTtccgtaaaataaaataattcaataaattgcAGTTCAATAGCTGATTTGtagtgaaaaacaaaacagtttatattaaattaatacaacttCATTGTGAGTTTCTTTTaacacaataattatattttgcataataatatttactgaaatatatacttacaCAAAAACTACAATATTAACTTGCCCGATGCTGACTATATAATTGTTTTCAACagcacatttattaaaatttttaaattaaaatcgacaTAATGTGATTGATATGATATATAACTAACcagtatcttttaaaaatatgtacttgGTATTTAATACTccattaaactttataaatggcaacattatttactaaagcattaaatatttaaaatatatattaaacaattatcaCAGAcatgaaattaacaaaagaaaatacatctatataactatatacacaattttagaatttttgcTTTATCCCGTTTCatatttacactttttttttcaaaatacttACAATTATATCCTaagcattaaatattttaataaattaacttaattaaagtaaaatgacATGAAatggatatattttttgaaactaaaaagaaatcaaatttaaaattgttatttccaATGTTATTGTCTGATTATGAAcctttttattgtaacaatttttaatatgtaactacaatatacaataaaaaatatcgatgtacctaaaaatttgaatataatcCTACAATCTATAAAAAACTAGCCACTTTTGCTTTACCATAGCCTAAAATACTGTCATTGACACACATTCTCTTAATTTCTACTAATTCAAAAGCAATATAAATTGGATAGTCAGCAACATTACACAATAAGAGGATAGAAAGgcgaaataatttatttcatcttttaCATGAGAAAATCCTTagacagattaaaaatgacTAAGGAATGTCTAACGAACCTATTTtcctaattattaattaacaatacagAGCATAGCAAAGAGTAgtgattaataatttcacattaatttatacatatatctatTGATACCTCATCCGGAGCACAAAACGAGACAAGAAAAAGGCTCTCCAGAGGACTCTTTTTGTGGCAATTTTTCCCCGCATTATcatttacctttaaaaaaattgaatacaactcctttacttattttttttaaatggtttttataaagttttttgtgatataaatcaataatttcataagaaaacacaatattgtgtttattaaaaaaatgggattaaatataataataggatagcaataatattttacccaatatttcaatatatgagtatactagctgtcgcccgcgacttaaAGAAGatacgtaataataaaaaaacatagcctatgtgttcttccagactatgatctacatctgtgccaaatttcatcaagatccattcagcagttccggagataccttcaaacaaacatccatccatctaaacattcgcatttataatattagtaagatatcccGAATTCGGAGAATTTTTCATTGTATTCGTCATTGTCACTGATGACATTTCGAAAATCGTTTCTCGTTTTGTACACCTAAATAAAACTATCCATCTATAGGttattgtgataaaatatatctattattgtttttaatacaagggattacaatttaaagataatatatgtatttacatttgtataataatttgtaacgaatttaacttattaatatgaggtggcttatttatttaaatttttaaaaagatttcttttatttagcaaaggaataatttattattgatcGACATTTTACTAtacaagtattaaaaaaaaaacaaaaaataaattttataaacaacacaTTTAGTATTGAAATCTTTAGTTATTTGCTTAAAGATGATCAGGCATTATTATGTCcctatttttgtatatttttttcttagcagctaaagttatttttaatttctactatacaaaattgtacactgcaataacaataacattttatgacTAGAAAATATGACTACACAATAAAAGACAAATAGCATTTTtgacaaatgaaaataaaaaaataatttaaaaataatgtctttttgttttgtattaattgtatataagTATTGAATTAAAGCTAAGTCACAAAATGACTtcgtaacaaaaatatgttgtgCTTCAATTGTACAATCATCAACTAAAGTCGAAATAGTCAAAAGatatgtttgtaatattgactactatttaaattgcataataattagtaaattacaTACTATTATCATATAATAGCTGTAAATAATACGATTGgtgttaacaaaataagtgctgaaaataataaaagtagttTAGTGGAATGTCGAAAAAATGTCAGTTGTGTCAGACGGCAGTGACAAGACATTGTCGGTTGGGTCATGACAATGTGTCAGACAAATGCCGGATGGCGCGGGTCGACTGCGGTGGTGACGCGACGTGCGGCGGGCCCCGGCCATGACCAGCCGCTGTCACTTAGTGCCACCAGTCACACTGGCCCACCCCACTCACTTACCTCctgtgtaaataataactaacaaaTTTACTTGTGACAAAATTGTTCACCTTTTTACAATtcagaaacatttaaaataatataatttataatgttacttttgtatatgtatatttctgGAACTGGAGTTTACTTTGTAATCAAATTGTTAAGTTAGATATGGGTTATTACTTATTTCTCGATACTTATATATCGAAAATATTGAAGAATCTAGAAGTACTTCGTCAGCACGGAAtacaaaaatctatatatatcttttatattatttttttataggctactagctgtcgtgtcgcccgcgactccgttcgcgctatttgaaacaaaaacttaattactagcttatgtgttcttccagactatgatctacatctatggcaAATCTTATCGAGATCAGTTGAGACGTtcgggagataccttcaaacatccatccacccatccatctaaacatttgcatttataatattaatatgctatattttttatcc contains the following coding sequences:
- the LOC106709765 gene encoding protein MIS12 homolog yields the protein MIKTQPWIGGTEEEYETKHFGFGAQSLKIAVRQMVEHKIKSGVKDMESYLQDKLDLNDTDKLTLTHSCDKLIKLYCERAGPSLEAIDSEIERLLKIPPNVLLPEDEVQLEQVSDEEYQKLKEEVALLRKRVERGASLEALLSAEDEELSSIENVCEIARKDMEILDLLQKSCIKSDVKLIKNATEFICSMVPFLKKSDSIFDD